The genomic window ATCTGCTCTTAACCATTCGAAATAATTTCCAAACTGATTACTTGCGGTAACCGATTGCGTAGGGTCAAACTGAATGGCATTGGCAATGGCATTATTGTTATCATTTGCAAAGTGAGATTCGGTTAACGTACCTTTCAGGCTTAAATCAATTTTTAAATGATCGGTGAATAATCTTGGGGAAATCGTAATGGCTCCTGTAGCCCTGTTAAACCTATCGGTAATTAACAAACCTTGCTGATCTAAATAACCTGCAGATACACGATAGGGAACGCCATGAAATTTACCTGCAATACTGAGGTTATTATCAGTGGCAAAGGCATTTTGAAAGATTTCGTCTTGCCAATCAGTATTTGCTTTCCCTAAAAGGGAAACAAATGTTTTACCTACATCATATGCAGCAGTTGGATTTGCATTTACAAATGTACGGATTTGATCTGCAGAGAGCACATCTACCTTTTTTGCAATGGTTGCAACAGAATTATTTGTGTTGAAATTGATTACAGGCGCACCCGTACCACCTTTTTTAGTGGTAATTAAGATTACGCCATTGGATGCTCTCGAACCATAAATTGCTGTAGCATTTGCATCTTTCAACACGGTAAAGGTCTCTATATCATTCGGATTGATCAATGATAAAGGACTAGGTGCGTTATCAATTGATTTTCCACTGAAAGGAACTCCATCGATAACAATTAAAGGGTCGTTACTAGCATTTAAAGAAGCTCCTCCACGGATGCGGATTTGACTACCAACCCCTGGCTGACCGCTGCTGCTAATAATGTTAACCCCCGCTACTTTACCCTGAATTAATTGTTCAGGCGTTGTAATTGTTCCTTTTTGGAAATCTTTGGCACCTACTGTAGTGATTGATCCCGTTAGGTTTTTCTTTTCTGCAGTACCATAACCGATTACCACAACTTCATTCAGTTTCTGTGCATCGGGTGCCAATTGAAAATTAACAGTAGCATTTGCTGAAATGCTTACGGCTTTATCAAGGGTTTGATAACCAATAAAACTTGCAGATAGCGTTATCGAACCATTCGATAACCCTGCCAGTTTATAATTACCATTGGCATCGGTTGATGTACTTCTTGTAGTTCCTTTTACAACTACAGAAGCGCCAGGTAATGGTAGGCCGGTTTCATCAAGCACTTTACCAGATACCGATCCGGTTTGTGCTTTTACCATTAATGCTGAAAAAACTAACAGCACCAAAAGCCCCTGTTTTAACAGGTAAAATACTCTCATATTTGAAGCTCGTTTAAGTATAAAAATTTGGTTAAATATTATAGTGATTTACACATAGGCCTAATTTACAGCTGTTAATGATATTTCAAAATTTATTTAAAAAATATATTTCGGGCTAAAATCCGGGCAGCAAAATCAGCGTAAAAATCAGCTTTTTGCTGCGATTAAAAATTTGCATTAAATAATTTTTAAATTTATAATTACCTTATAATCAACAAATTAAAAATATTAAATTTTAATTTAAAGTGTAATTATTACACTAAGTCATTTTTGCTATTTTTTTCGGGAACGTTCCCGAAAAAAATAGCAAAAAATTCAGTTATCTTTCGGGAACGTTCCCGAAAATTAGTCAGAATTCTGCGTATTTTACACTAAGTGAAGAAATTTTTTGAAAATTTCAGGCTAAAAATGAGGCCATTTTTTGGTGCTTTTTTTACCCGTTTACGGTCGAATTCCGCTTGATAATTTTAGACTCTAAAACCACCTCATTTGGCAGGTTCTTATCGGCATGATCATCTAAAATAGTAAACAATAATTTAGCCGCTTCCTCTCCTATTTCGGTAGCAGGTTGAGTGATGGTAGTGAGTGAGGGATTTAACAAAGGAGCAATTTCCAAACTGGAGAAACTGATCACCTTTAAATCTTTGGGGATGTTGATATTGAGATCGTAACAAGCATAGTAAGTGGCAAAGGCCAAACGTTCTACTGAGGTAAAAACACCATCTGGTTTCAATTGTGTTAAAGCCTCTTTAATGATAATGCTATTTTCGTCGTAACTGTTACTGCAATCTACGATCAGGTTTTCTTCAAAAGGAATCTGATGTTTGGCCAATGCATCAAGATAGCCCTGCATACGTGTTTTACCTATTGATAAACTTTTATTCACCACCAGGTAGGCAATTCTACTGCAGCCCTGCTCTATTAAATGCTCAGTTGCCAGAAAACTGCTGTTATAATCATTTGTAATTACCCTAGGGGTATCAATGTCTTCATATATCCGATCGAAAAACACCAAAGGCAGCCTTTTACTGCCAAATTTGTTGAGGTAATTATGATCGTTAGCTTCTCCGGAAACCGACATTACAATGCCATCGGCTCTACCATTGTGTAAGTGGCGGATAAAAGTTACTTCTTTTTTATAATCATCATCCGTTACGTAAATCAGAATATGGTAGCCATTTTCTCTGGCTACACGTTCAATACCGTGAATGGCCTGTGAGAAATAATTATTGGCCAATTCGGGTACAATAACGGCAATGGTTTTACTTTTTTGCTCCCTTAAATTACTGGCGTAGTGGTTGGGCTGATAGTTTAATTCTTTTGCTTTGGCTAGTATACGCGCTTTGGTAGCCCCATTAATGTCACTATTATCCCTAAAAGCCCTCGAAATTGTAGAAGTAGATAAATTTAAAGCTTCTGCTAACTTCTTAATATTAATACTATCCATTTTTGGCTATTAAACCCAATTAATTTGAATAAACGCTGTAAATATAAACTATAATTCTCCGAAATATTTTATAAGCTTTAAAATTATGCATTTGGTGTTCAATTTATAGCCAGTTAATCCGTTATGAAATTCAGGCTCAATTTTTTTGATTAGCCAAGGGCAAAATTCTTTAAATAAATATTCATTTTTTTTAAAACAAAAAGCATCTTTACCGCTTTAATAATTATACGCTTTTGATAATCATCTCATTTACCGGTTGCAAAACAAAACGATATGAAATAAAACTACAAAATGGGAAATAAGAAAATACTCATTGCCGATGACGATGAAGGAATTGTTGACGCTGTGACGATGATTTTAGAGGTGATGGGTTATGATGTTGAATTTACATATGATGGCGGAGCAGTAATAGATGCGGTAAAAAATAAGCCAGATCTGATTATGCTTGATATCTGGATGAGTGGACATGATGGCAGGGATATCTGCAAACAGCTTAAAAACGATCCTCAATTTAAGGAAATTCCTATTTTAATGATCTCGGCCAGTAGAGACATCAGACAATCTGCCCTCGATGCTGGTGCCAATGATTTTATGGAAAAACCATTCGAAATGGACTCGTTACTGAATAAAGTAGAAGTATTGTTGGATTAGCTTGATACTACCTAGAAACGTCACCCTGACCTGTAGCGAAGCGGAAAGCTACGGAGTAAACCGAGTCTTAAGCGAGCTCACCGAAGGTAATTTATTCCAGGGTCTTTTGCATGATGATCCTGTTAGGCAAAAATTAATGATGGTGAATCAATATTAAAAGAATTGCGGTTAAATGGATCCTGAAACAAGTTCAGGATGACGAACCTTAGGAAGGTCTACATAATAGAAACATAATGGTTAAATTTTCTGTTAACCAAGTTCCTTAAAATAAATCCGTTCGGGCAATTGCTTAAAAACAAACTCCGTTACCTGGCAAAGCCAAAGTTTATGGTTCTTAAATTCGCCCCTAAATTCTTCTAAAAGATAATCGCCACCACCGCCCAAATTCTCTTCGCGGGCATAAACAAGATCTAAAATTTCGGCATTTTCAATAGGCGCATCAGCCATTAGTAATTTGCATTCGTTCCCGGTAATTGCTATCCAGTTCTATAATTCATCGGCACCTTCTACCATTTGCAAATCGGCTATATCTCCGCCCCATTCCGGTATATCGGCATACCATTCGTGCCTTTCATTTTTATAAAAACGAATTGCTCTCTCCATATTTTGTAAAGAAAAAAAATCTAGATCAATAATCCTGATAAAAATCACGAAATTTAGATCATTGCATGTCTGATTCAACTCCACCGGTTTTAAGAAAAATAATCCATATCGATATGGATGCTTTTTATGCATCTGTAGAGCAACGCGATTTTCCTGAATACCGGGGAAAGCCCTTAGTGGTTGGTGGCAAGCCCGACAGTCGTGGTGTGGTTTCTACAGCCAGTTACGAAGCACGGCAATATGGAATTCGCTCCGCAATGTCGAGCAGTAAAGCTTACCAGCTTTGCCCGACAGCAATTTTTGTGTACCCCCGTTTTGATGCCTATACCGCGGTTTCGAAAGCGCTTAGGGAAATTTTTAGTCGGTACACCGATATTATAGAACCCCTTTCGTTGGATGAAGCTTACCTTGATGTAACGGAAGACAAGCTCGGAATCGGATCGGCTATTGATATTGCTCAATCCATTAAAGATGCGATTAAAAATGAGTTAAACTTAACCGCTTCGGCAGGCGTATCGATCAATAAATTTGTGGCCAAAGTAGCTTCAGATATGAATAAACCGGATGGTTTAACTTTCATTGGTCCATCGAAGATTGAGGCTTTTATGGAAAAACTCCCGGTAGAAAAATTTTTTGGGGTAGGCAAAGTTACCGGTGCCAAAATGAAAGCCATGCAGATTAATACAGGCGCAGATTTAAAAAAATTAACTGAAGCCCAGCTTGTTGCCCAATTCGGGAAATCGGGAAGGTTTTATTATAAAATTGTTCGCGGTATCGATGAACGCCCCGTTCAGTCGAATCGCGAAACCAAATCAGTTGGTGCAGAAGATACCTTTTCGGAAGATACCAATGAAGATTCGGTGATGCATGATCTGCTGAAACAGATCAGTGAAACCGTGGCCAAACGCTTGGAAAAATATCAACTAAGCGGAAAAACGGTAACCCTAAAAATCAAATTCGCTGATTTTAAATTGATTACGCGCAGCCGGTCTTTTGCTATACCGATAAACAAAGTAGAGGTAATTTATGCAGAGGCGATTAAACTTTTGGAAGAGGCCGCTATCGGCACAACACAGGTGAGGCTTTTGGGCATTACCTTGTCACGGTTTTATGATGATGTTGAAATAGAAAAGCCAGAAAGTAATCAGCTGGAGTTTGAATTTTGATCAGATAAATCGTCATCCGACGGCTATTAGATGCGAGTGGCTTTTTCAGCCAGTGAGACCAACCGATAGGATAATTTCCTAGTTTAAAAACACCAATTTTCATTTGAAGCGCAAGGCCAGTACAAAAACAGCAAGTTTCTTCCCGTTTTATGCTTATACGCTTCGCTGCCTCGTTCCTCGTTGCTGCAGGGTAACGCTTCAACCGGGGCTATTGGGCCAGAATGGTATTTATTTTCGGGGTTGCTGGGTGCAGAAACCATGTGCATAAACCCGACAGCAGCGGCAGCCTCCGATTTAAGCACCGGTTTATGTTATATTTTGGTGTGCTTGCTTGTTTCACAGGTTTTCTATCGGAGCTACAGCGAATGGCGGGACTGAGAACCTCCAAGAACCACAGGCCGACCATTTCCTAATTCTAATAACTACTAAATAGCTTTTTTCTGCTTGCATACATAAGCTGTTTATTCGGTTTGTGAGAACACAGACTAAGGAATAGATTGCTATGGCCAACCCTACATTAAGTTTATGCATTTTTCCATTCGTGCCGTCACCCTGAATTCATTTCAGGGTCTTTATAGCAGGAAAGATGCTGACCACGAAGTAGCTATTAGACCTTAAAAACAAGGAAAACTGCTAATAAAATAAATTCAGCATGACGATCGCGCTCTTATCAAACACAAAAAAGGCCCTGCAACTAAATGCAGCGCCTTTAATTGTTATTTTGAGGGGTAAGATTTATTTGCCAGCTAGCTTATCGGCAAGCATTTTCATGTAAAAACCGCCTACTACACTCCTGGCTTTAAAGTTATCGCGGATACCGGTATTCGAATCGTAAAAATCATTCAAAGGCACTCTCGATTCGGTTTCAATGGCGTGTTTGTATACAGGATGCACCAAAGCTTCGAATTCTCTTTGTGTTGGCGCAAAAGTGGCTGTCCACAAGATCCAGTCGTTTTTAGTGTAGGCCTTTCTGCTGTCCAACGGAATACCGTATCTATTTTGTTTAGTCAGGTAATATTTGGTTTCGGTTTCGTATATCTTTTGTGGAAACAGGTTTAACTTTAAAACCTTATCCCAAACCAGGTTATATTTCTGGCTCCATGTATTTTTATTATCAAAAGTTAAGGCGTAGTGATCGCCAGCATCGGCCATTTCTATCCATTTTGGCACCATACTTTCAGCTATTGCACGATATTTTTTGGCTACATCATCATAACCTAAAGTTTGTGCCATCTGGGCATAACAAGCAATACCTACAATCGCTTTTACAGATAAGTTGGCATTACGGGCCAGGTGACCTGCAAAATCATCGGTACATAATTGCGTTTTTGGATCTAATCCCTCTTTGGTTAAATAATCAACCCAGGTGGTTAAGGTTTTCCAATGCGCTTTGGCGTAATTGGCATTTCCCTGCGCTTTAGCAATTGCTGCAGTTAAAATAATCATGTTGCCCGATTCTTCAACCGGCATGGGCTCACCATAAGTTTGTCCGTTTGCTAGCGGATAAGTTCCCAGATCGTGGGCTGCCCAAGGGTGAGGATATTTTCCGCTTTCGCTGAAATAGAAAATACCATTCAACATGCCCTGTAACAGTTCAGGATTATAAATCAGGTACAATGGTGCTGACGGGTAAGTTACATCAACAGTATTGATAAAACCACCACTGTTGTTTTCCTTCGATAACCATAAAATTTCACCTTGCGGGCTCTTTACCAAAGTATGTGCTGCAATGCTCTGGCGATAGCCTAAAACACATAAATCGGCATATTCTTTACCACCTGATTTTAAGGCATCGGCGTACAAAGTTTTGTTAAAAGCTTCACACTTCTGAATCACGTTTTTGTACTCATCAGCCGCAGCGGTTAGTTGTGCTTCGATGGTTTCTTTGCCTGAGGTATTCCACCATGGCCTTAAATTTTTATTGAAGTATTGAACAGAATAAATTTCATCATAGCCCAGTTCAACATATTTTTCTACCGCAACTTTACCTACTGTTCCAAAGGGAATAACAGTATTTAATGCGAGCATTTTACCCTGTTTAGCGGTTGAAGCGGAATTGCCTCTTGTAAAAGCATCGGCAGCATCTTTTTCGGCCGTTACAAACTGGATGGCGTTGCTGGTTTTTGGTGCGGCTACGTAAAAGTGACCCCAATCGATCCGCATATCGTCACTTGCCTTTTGAAGAATTGGCTGCTCAACCGTTCCCGTTTTTAATACCGATAATTTAGCGGTGCTGTATTTGCTTGCTGTAACTTCTTGCGTAGGGCGATAAACCGCAATGTTTGATGATGCACTGAGGTATACTTTTACCTGGTGCGTTTTACCATCATTTGCTTTTACCTGATAGGAAACATAAGAAACCGGACGGGCAAATAACCCTAAATCGTTCATTAACAATGGCGAGGTAAAAGTTAATTTTAAATCGATCTTACCGCAGGTAAAGTTATAAATGGTTTGTGTGGCATTAATATCGACACTTTTTTGTTTAGCCAGCTGCACTTTTTCGGCATTGTCTTGTAGCTTTTCTACTAAACCAAAATCGAGAAAGCGGCCACCTGCAGTATTAATGAGGTGAATGGCAATTACATTTGATCCGGCTTTTAAAGCACTTTTATCACTATTGCTTAAGGCAATATATTGGAAATTATTCGTCCAGCCTTCTTTGGTATAGATTTTCTTTCCGTTTAGGTAAACCTCAATATTATCATCGTGGTTTATCTTTAAAAACAGTTCGTTTATTGATGCGGGATTAGCTACGTTAAAGGTTCTTCTTACCCAGATATCATGCGATTTCCATAATGTTTTCACATTTTTGGCGTCATCTCCTATGGGTGCATTACCTGTTTGCCAACTGCTGGCGGTGTAGTTTGCTGCTTTCCAATCGCCCTGAGGTTCGGTTTCTGTATATTTTACATCGTAACCTTTTTCATCTGAAGCAGGTACAACCGTTTTGTAAGTAGTAGTTTCTTTACCTAAAAAGCGATAAATACCACCATCAACATTAATCATTCCTAAAAGTGAATGATCGGCTCCTGTCCAATGTTGCGTAGCAGATTCGTTTAATTTATCCGTGTTAGACCAAATACTAAAATAGGTATTGTGCGTAATTAAGGGATAAGCTGGTGCCTTTCGCTCTTGTGCTTTTAGCAAGCCGCCTACAAACATGCAGCCCAGTATGCCTAAAAATTTTAAAGTGTAGGTTTTGTTCATAATTTGTGTGTGTATTGAAATCTGATTTATATTATGGTTAGATTAACGTTTAGTTAAACGTTTTACTAATGTATAAAATATAATTTACTTTTTGCAAGAGAACCCGATTTTTTAATTGTCTAAATGACATTTAAAAAGAATTTTTAAAAAAATACATGAAGTTGTTAAGCCTCATGTATTCTTCAAATTGTGTGGAGCGCTTATTACTTAGGGTTGTTTTTTGTTAATGGTCCATTCACTTAATTGGAATACCCTGCTTCCCCTGTTCGATTTAATGTAAAGACGATAAAATTTATATGCGATATAATTGTCGAAATGAAAAAGCTTGGTTTGGTTTCTGCTTGCGCCGCTATCGGTATTTTCCCACGGACAACTGGTTACGGTATGCAGATCGGTATACTGGATACCATCTAAAGAGCCCTGTAAAATCCAGTACCTCGGATCACGGTCTGCCGCATCATTACCAGAGGTAAGGGTATAAGCCCCCACAACCTGAGGCGTTTTAAGTTCGAAAGTACACCTTTGGGTACCATCGAAACCGGCTTGTAAGAATTTAGTATTGATATTCTGATCGACGAGTTTTTTAGAACCTTCGCCACTATCTGGACCATCGCCCGCTTCTAAGTTAACCGAAAAAGTTCCTCCAACAGTTACCATATAATTCTCCCCATATTTGGTTGGGTCGAAATTGGGATCGACAATTTTTAAATTGATCTCTTTTGTTGCAGAATACCCCTGTCCGTTTCTGATGGTCAAAATTACGCGATAGGTTCCAGGAAACCGGTATACGTGTTTTGGCGATACCTCGATCGAAGTACTATCATCTCCAAACTGCCATAGCAGGCTTTTATAATTCTGCAGACTGGCGGTAAACTGAACCTCCTGATATTTTACGGGGTTCGGAATGGTATAATCAAAGGCAACCAAAGGTTTTGGTTCTTCAACTTCTTGAATTACCTCTTCGGTTTTCTCTTTTTTACATTTTACCGTTAACACAACGATAAGCAGTAAAAGTGAGCAGATGCTCAATAGTCTTTTCATATTACTTTTCATCTCTATTTATGTTTAAGGAGTTGGGAATAATTGTGTTCTTGGTACTGCACGTCTGCCCGTAATACCTGCCGATGGCACCTCATATTCGAGATAGGCTTGCTGCCCGCCCACATTTTCGCGGTGATGCGCTTCAATTTTATACCTGATACCGCGTTCTAAACGTATAGTTGCATTCCTTTCGGGTCTATCCCAGGAGGTGGTATAATCGTCGATAATGGCCTTTCCATTAATATATAACCTCGATCCGTCATCCCAGCGGGTTTGGTAGAAAATATAATCGCCCCTTACCGGCGCCAGGAACTCGCCTGTCCATTTTGTCGCAAAATTATCCCTGCTTAACGATTCGCCCGCAGCATTTTTAACGCCATCAGGCCATCCATCGCCCGAAAATTCTATCGTTCCATCAATCCTGGTAACAAAAGGTGCGCGGCCATCATCCGGTGCCAGTTGGGTATTGGTATAATATCTAGCGGTCAAACCGGTTCCGTTACCAATAATCGGCGAATTGTTATCCAGATTTACATTAGGATCTATAATTACTATTAGTTTTCCTTTTGTAGGGTGAATTACGTGATTGGTATTATCGGTAAGGCTTAAAGCAAAAGCGAATTTTTTATTTGCAATGATATTTGCATCAAATACAGGCCAAGGAATGGATAAACGAACGGTGGCACTGCTTGCACCTGTATTAAACCGGACCAAGGTATCAATACTGAAATCTTTGGTGGCCAGATGAATGGCGTTGGCCGGCAATCCTCCGTTTGCAACCAAAGTGGCAATGGTATCGATATTATCTTTAATTTTCACATTAAATGCGGTTGTAGGCGTATTATCCAAGCTGATGATCAACGGGATGGTAATACCTGCCGGCCCCACAAAATAATTGCCCTGGTAAGCGATGTTATAGGTACCGCCACCCTGCAAACTGAGGTAATGAACATCTGCAGGTTTAAGCAGGTCGTCGGTATTGATTACCACCAGGATATTTGATTTACCATTGGCAATTTTATTGCCTTTAGCTGGTGTGGTAAGTTTTAGTGCAAACACCACTTTTTTACCAAGGTAACGTTCTAAAGTAGCCCTTCGCACAATGGCTATACCTTCGGCACTGTCTGTACCATAAGCAACATTGATTACCGTAGGATATTCTACAGCTGCAGATGGCATTAAAACCGCATTGATTAAACTTCCGTTTGATATCAATTGGGTTACGGTATCATTATTTAAGGTTAAACCAACCTGAAAAGCCTGTTCAGCCATTCCGGAAAGTGAAATTTTAAAAGGTACCCTTACAAATTGATTATCAAGCGTAACATTGCCAACAACAATCCCCTCTCCTGTTATGCTCTTACCATCGGGATCAGGCAGTTTCAGATCTTCAACCTGCGATTCTTTACAAGAATAGGCCCCCATTGCAACGGTTAAACCTATTAATACTGAATATATAATTCTTTTCATTTTCGATATCTTAAATTATCAGAAACTGTTGTTATTGATCTAACCAAACCCTGCCATCGAGCGACCAGGTTTGTTTGTTTGCTACTTTTAACCAATTGAGCATCTGGCTCGGTATATCGATGGTTTGCGGCACCATCATGGCCAATAACTCTGTAGGCGGCGGACAGATTAAATCATTAAAGTTTTCCCATGCATACGGTCCCTGAAGTTTAAAATCGTGTGCCTGAGAGGAAAGATCGACCATTTTATCGCCATTGCCATCCGTACCAGGCCAATAACCCACTAGGAAATTATAGGAAGGGTGATTTTGATCGATAGAGGTTTCGCAGGCATAATCCCCAATTACGCCATCGGGTACCGGAAGCTTAAAGAATCTGATATCTGACACATAGTAATCGGGTTCGCCATGCCCTTGGCCGTTTAAAAAGCCCAGTTTAAGTGCATTTGAGTTCGCCAATGAACCCGAACCTGTAATTTCGAGCTCGTTGTTAAAATTACCATTGGTATAGGTGCGAATAAACCGCTGATCGCCACGCTTTTCTAATTTTACCGAAAGGTTTTCCCATCTTCCCTTCACTAAATCGGCTCCTCTGCATTGACGGTAATCGCCATCTTTTGTGCCTCTCCACTCAAAATACCAGTAACGGTCTTCTAAATAAATTACCCAACCTACGCTTGGGTGACCGCTCGACCATTCGTTACGTTTACCTAAAACGCTCGGGTAAAAAATCTGCTCAGTGTTCTTTTTTACCTTTAATTCTATGGTCATTTTGGTGGTATCGTCTATATTGTAAGCATTTGCATCTTCGCCTGCAATTTCGGCCCTCACCTGTGTGCCCTGCATTTTTATGGTTTTACCCAGATACCTATTTCCTGTGAAGGGTTTTACGAGAATCCTTTTGGTGTAGTTAGGACTGTAATAAATGATAAAAGCATTATTGGCAGGTTTGCTAAAAATGGTTTGATCATCGGTATTTGGAGGAAGGGTAAATGCACCACCATCGCTAGAGGCAATTACGACCAACCAATCTTCATTGATAAAATTGGCCCGCTTTTTCATAGCCGTTAAAATATCGCCCACGCTGGTATCAAATTTTTCGATAGCGGCTTTATAAGCGCTAAACGAATTATCGTAACCTGAAGAGATGCCTGCTTTATCTATATCGGTGAAATGACCAACAATTACAGATGCAGTATCGGTATTGAGCTGGTTAATTATCGCAGCTTTAACCTGATCATCGCCAGCTACAAGATCGTTGATATCGGCACTTACAGTTAATGACTGAAATACCGCTGATGAGGTATACGATGCAATTTTGGTATTTGGCCTGTTTTCTTTTATCCGTTTAAAAATAACTGGGTAATTCTGCAGGTTATTATTGGATAAATTATCGTCGTTTACCAGGTGTTTCTCTTTTTTTACGCCGGTAAGCATACTACCCCAATTACTGGCATTCTGTGTAGCTTCGGGTTGATTTAAAGCCACCCAGCTATAAATAGAGTGTGGCAGTAAAGCATTAATATTCGGAATGCTTGCGGCAGCTATCGACTGGCCTCTTGCACCATCAACAATAAGGTATAATACCTTACGGCTTCCATACCTCACTTTCGTGGTATCGGTACCATCTTTATCGGCAAGTTTTCTGTCGAAATCCTTATTGCAAGAAAATATGGCCGTTGTAATTATTG from Flavobacterium sp. W4I14 includes these protein-coding regions:
- a CDS encoding hypothetical protein (product_source=Hypo-rule applied), with translation MERAIRFYKNERHEWYADIPEWGGDIADLQMVEGADEL
- a CDS encoding DNA-binding response OmpR family regulator (product_source=COG0745; cath_funfam=3.40.50.2300; cog=COG0745; pfam=PF00072; smart=SM00448; superfamily=52172), coding for MGNKKILIADDDEGIVDAVTMILEVMGYDVEFTYDGGAVIDAVKNKPDLIMLDIWMSGHDGRDICKQLKNDPQFKEIPILMISASRDIRQSALDAGANDFMEKPFEMDSLLNKVEVLLD
- a CDS encoding PKD repeat protein (product_source=COG3291; cath_funfam=2.60.120.260,2.60.40.10; cog=COG3291; pfam=PF00754,PF18911; smart=SM00089; superfamily=49299,49785) is translated as MKSNMKRLLSICSLLLLIVVLTVKCKKEKTEEVIQEVEEPKPLVAFDYTIPNPVKYQEVQFTASLQNYKSLLWQFGDDSTSIEVSPKHVYRFPGTYRVILTIRNGQGYSATKEINLKIVDPNFDPTKYGENYMVTVGGTFSVNLEAGDGPDSGEGSKKLVDQNINTKFLQAGFDGTQRCTFELKTPQVVGAYTLTSGNDAADRDPRYWILQGSLDGIQYTDLHTVTSCPWENTDSGASRNQTKLFHFDNYIAYKFYRLYIKSNRGSRVFQLSEWTINKKQP
- a CDS encoding DNA polymerase-4 (product_source=KO:K02346; cath_funfam=1.10.150.20,3.30.1490.100,3.30.70.270; cog=COG0389; ko=KO:K02346; pfam=PF00817,PF11798,PF11799; superfamily=100879,56672); amino-acid sequence: MDAFYASVEQRDFPEYRGKPLVVGGKPDSRGVVSTASYEARQYGIRSAMSSSKAYQLCPTAIFVYPRFDAYTAVSKALREIFSRYTDIIEPLSLDEAYLDVTEDKLGIGSAIDIAQSIKDAIKNELNLTASAGVSINKFVAKVASDMNKPDGLTFIGPSKIEAFMEKLPVEKFFGVGKVTGAKMKAMQINTGADLKKLTEAQLVAQFGKSGRFYYKIVRGIDERPVQSNRETKSVGAEDTFSEDTNEDSVMHDLLKQISETVAKRLEKYQLSGKTVTLKIKFADFKLITRSRSFAIPINKVEVIYAEAIKLLEEAAIGTTQVRLLGITLSRFYDDVEIEKPESNQLEFEF
- a CDS encoding LacI family transcriptional regulator (product_source=KO:K02529; cath_funfam=1.10.260.40,3.40.50.2300; cog=COG1609; ko=KO:K02529; pfam=PF00356,PF13377; smart=SM00354; superfamily=47413,53822), which gives rise to MDSINIKKLAEALNLSTSTISRAFRDNSDINGATKARILAKAKELNYQPNHYASNLREQKSKTIAVIVPELANNYFSQAIHGIERVARENGYHILIYVTDDDYKKEVTFIRHLHNGRADGIVMSVSGEANDHNYLNKFGSKRLPLVFFDRIYEDIDTPRVITNDYNSSFLATEHLIEQGCSRIAYLVVNKSLSIGKTRMQGYLDALAKHQIPFEENLIVDCSNSYDENSIIIKEALTQLKPDGVFTSVERLAFATYYACYDLNINIPKDLKVISFSSLEIAPLLNPSLTTITQPATEIGEEAAKLLFTILDDHADKNLPNEVVLESKIIKRNSTVNG
- a CDS encoding hypothetical protein (product_source=Hypo-rule applied; pfam=PF08760,PF16334,PF16335,PF17168; superfamily=49785), with product MNKTYTLKFLGILGCMFVGGLLKAQERKAPAYPLITHNTYFSIWSNTDKLNESATQHWTGADHSLLGMINVDGGIYRFLGKETTTYKTVVPASDEKGYDVKYTETEPQGDWKAANYTASSWQTGNAPIGDDAKNVKTLWKSHDIWVRRTFNVANPASINELFLKINHDDNIEVYLNGKKIYTKEGWTNNFQYIALSNSDKSALKAGSNVIAIHLINTAGGRFLDFGLVEKLQDNAEKVQLAKQKSVDINATQTIYNFTCGKIDLKLTFTSPLLMNDLGLFARPVSYVSYQVKANDGKTHQVKVYLSASSNIAVYRPTQEVTASKYSTAKLSVLKTGTVEQPILQKASDDMRIDWGHFYVAAPKTSNAIQFVTAEKDAADAFTRGNSASTAKQGKMLALNTVIPFGTVGKVAVEKYVELGYDEIYSVQYFNKNLRPWWNTSGKETIEAQLTAAADEYKNVIQKCEAFNKTLYADALKSGGKEYADLCVLGYRQSIAAHTLVKSPQGEILWLSKENNSGGFINTVDVTYPSAPLYLIYNPELLQGMLNGIFYFSESGKYPHPWAAHDLGTYPLANGQTYGEPMPVEESGNMIILTAAIAKAQGNANYAKAHWKTLTTWVDYLTKEGLDPKTQLCTDDFAGHLARNANLSVKAIVGIACYAQMAQTLGYDDVAKKYRAIAESMVPKWIEMADAGDHYALTFDNKNTWSQKYNLVWDKVLKLNLFPQKIYETETKYYLTKQNRYGIPLDSRKAYTKNDWILWTATFAPTQREFEALVHPVYKHAIETESRVPLNDFYDSNTGIRDNFKARSVVGGFYMKMLADKLAGK
- a CDS encoding hypothetical protein (product_source=Hypo-rule applied); protein product: MADAPIENAEILDLVYAREENLGGGGDYLLEEFRGEFKNHKLWLCQVTEFVFKQLPERIYFKELG